The following nucleotide sequence is from Acyrthosiphon pisum isolate AL4f chromosome A2, pea_aphid_22Mar2018_4r6ur, whole genome shotgun sequence.
catgtacttattatttagtcattattttataaattcaaaaagttttgaaccccttttttaaatataaatatacagtaaacaaaaaatgtaattttcttaatattgtttctatttagttatacctactgtaatttttgtttgtttttctcaTATTCTTtcttgatattaatataaggtacctattatgtttttataattgtttaccaTTGTGTTATCTGtccgtatttttaataaataaaataaataaaactacacattaatattatatattaaatgattaagttaaaattgtatcattattttatactatattagatacattatttgtataacttAAACAAAaccttaataaaatgtatatattttcagaACAAAGACGAGAGAGAAAGCGTCAGTTGGGAAAAGCACAAATTGGAGGTCCATTTGAGTTACTCGATGGATCCAACAACATTGTAAAAAGTGAACAATTTTTGGGGAAGTGGATGCTCATCTATTTTGGTTTCAGTCATTGTCCAGATATATGTCCTGATGAATTAGAAAAAATGGCATTAGTTGTAGATAATCTTGgtacatacataattaaataaaacaatattttaataatagctCCATCATATCagctttttgaaaattttagaaaaagaaGACATGAATACAGGCATTCAAGGTATTTTCATCACTGTAGATCCAGACAGAGATACTCCTAAAattgtagataaatatattaaggaattttcttcaaaattcaTTGGTTTAAGTGGCACTTCGGAGCAAATTCAGCAAGTGTGCAAAAGATATAGAGTTTATTATAGTCCTGGAAAGAAAGACGTCGATAATGATTATATTGTGAGTTTGTgaccacatattttattattatatactttcagAATtagttgtacatttatatttgtatttatcgtTTCAGGTGGACCATACGATCATTATGTACTTGGTTAATCCAGAGGGTGAATTCATAGATTATTTCGGACAAAACAAAACTGCAGATGAAATAGTAGAACATATTTTGTTACACATGTTTAAATTCAAACAAGAAAAAGGTTCATTGTTAAGCAACACTTTAGAAAAGATAAACTCATTAAGtgggaaaaaaattgttgcGTCATAAacttgtatataaatgtatcaaacatttttatgtttagacTCACTTCAGTTGctgttaattgttaaaatcattttaaactaatacatcaattttaaaagaGCTTTagttttttaagtacctactgctATCTGCAAGTACTCAACTTGCATGGATCCTTTAAGGACCCCACACACTGCAGCGGTGGGGGTGAACACAATTATCGCTCTCCGCAGCGGTAGAACCAAGACAATAGAATTTAACGCCACCACCACCCCTACAGAAATCTGATAGACCCATAGACCAAtctttagacaaatatttgttCTATGCCATAGACAGTGGTCGCAGTCGACAATGCTGACTGTTTAGCAcgaattttaatacttaaatacttaaatacttaaataattaatagtgtgTATTAAATCGTGTTGTTGAGTCCTAATATGTTtatatcctattttttttttttctaatggcTAGGAATTGGGATCTTAAAAAATCTTCGTTTCTTCCAAGTCCTAGGACCACTTggaataaaaaactttaaatgtttacatcTCACTGTTTAAGCCACGCCCCAAAGGTCATtgattatttttccattttgattttaatattttattacgaaaAGTCGATAAGTggtaattattcttaaattcttaatatatttttgtgttgtaaAACCAATTGAATGTGCAAAGTTTGATATTCGAGTTGACCATAGTAACTTAAACCCATACAATAATTGTACTGTTGTACATACAGTTATTCATagtatataagaaatatatacttgatctaaattctaaatagtcTCAATACAGCTATCGTAGTTCCTACATCCCAATTATTAATTGGAGTTttggtttaatttttgtaaaaataatcttcTAAAGGTaaagtattgatattattataatataccattattattattatgtaaaataacatgccctaatatagtatttaacgACATTTCGCGCTAAGTCGCCTGAATGCCAGCGATCTCGTCTTTAGGTTTAGTGGACATATCGGCGCTACCTGCAACTGCCTAACGTCGGTCGTTCGAACATTTTTTCTCAaagatattttagattatatgaACTGCCAACGTCTCACGCGCATTACCTGGCCATCGAATTTTCCATTGACATCCCGCGTAATTTGCGCCGATAAATTGAGCATTTACGCAgcgagtataaaaatattgaatgtgttgataattattatttagcaatGATTTACTGaagttaggtaggtaatttgttattaattgtgcgagttttaaacatattttttttacttcctaTCGTTGGcaacataaaaaaagtaataaatctgattgtttattaaaaaaatatttcttacatgAAAATGTGAAATACTTATTCAAACTTCAATCACTTTCTGGTATAAtgctatatcatattatttttgtttccaaaattgtctaataatattaattagcctaattttatgattgttattatttaaacaatattctttaaataatatagttcaataaattaggtatattattatacgctgtGTTAAAtccaattttagattttgaaatgCTAAATGcatgcaaaattgtataatagtctGAAATCGCAGGGATGAAGGGGAAAAAGGAACAGGAATCAGAAACAACCGAGAATGTATGTCGTGATTTCATGCGCAATGTGTGCAATAGAGGCAAATCTTGCAAATTTTTTCATCCTCCTGTCGAAGAGGATAAGCGCAAATATGTATTTTGCCATGACTTTCAAAATGGCAAGTGTAGTCGACACGACTGCCGGTTCATTCATTGTTCTCGTGAGGATGAGGAGTATTATAATCGGACCGGACGCATGGCACCAGAAGTGTTGAGGACGATTGAAATAACTGGTGCGCCTCCTTCTGatgatatacctatttgtaaagattatttaaaaggCAATTGCCATCGTAGCCAAGCTCATTGTAAATTTCGTCATGTAGATCAACCGCTTGATGTACCTGTTAGAGGTCCTAATGGTCCTTTCAATTCACCCCAGCCAGCGATGCCACCTAACTTCGGTAATGAGTTGTTCCGCAGACGCTTTGATTTCGATGAAGAGCCCGATCCCAAGCGTAGGCGCTACGAATTTGACAACAGAATGCCGCTAGGGCGCCCATTCCCCAATCGCGACATGGACTTTTCCGCGCCACCTGGGCCTGTGCATCAACAGCCATATTGGTTGTTGCAAGATGAGGTGGAAATGTTGCGCAAGCGTGTGGCTGAGTTGAAAAAGCGCAATGAGGAATTGCAAGCGACTAATGAATTCTTGTTGGAGCAAAACGCACAGCTGCGCATAAATGAACAAGCGCCCCTGCGCAGCACCCAGCAAATGGTGAGCGCTATACGCACCGTGACCACAGTCCCAGTCAGCTTGGCGGCGGTGGCTGCGGCCGGCACACCCGTGTCCATAGCTACCGTCTCCATGGCTCCAATTCAGATACCACCTGTTGTATCTGGGTCTGGCCCGCCGCCCCTGCCGCAGCCAACTAACTCGCAGCCTTTGGTATCTTATCCTATTGGCAGATCGACATCGGCCCAACACTATATCCAACCGTAGGTATGTGCctaccattaatttttttttattctcatgAATCTCGATTtgcttattttatgtttacatgaCAGTATTAGCATGTTTAAACTtcccttattatttttatgtttaatattagtttgtaTTATGTCTTCTAGTCTGAACAATTGAATAATTCACCCTTTTGGT
It contains:
- the LOC100160965 gene encoding protein SCO1 homolog, mitochondrial-like isoform X1, with protein sequence MSYFCSRRIFQRFQIKQIKKFNFSDVSGGPNKRVEFPKRNKPIFGKDGPITWKTVGITGVLGAGMVTYLLYLKEEQEEKQRRERKRQLGKAQIGGPFELLDGSNNIVKSEQFLGKWMLIYFGFSHCPDICPDELEKMALVVDNLEKEDMNTGIQGIFITVDPDRDTPKIVDKYIKEFSSKFIGLSGTSEQIQQVCKRYRVYYSPGKKDVDNDYIVDHTIIMYLVNPEGEFIDYFGQNKTADEIVEHILLHMFKFKQEKGSLLSNTLEKINSLSGKKIVAS
- the LOC100160965 gene encoding protein SCO1 homolog, mitochondrial-like — translated: MLIYFGFSHCPDICPDELEKMALVVDNLEKEDMNTGIQGIFITVDPDRDTPKIVDKYIKEFSSKFIGLSGTSEQIQQVCKRYRVYYSPGKKDVDNDYIVDHTIIMYLVNPEGEFIDYFGQNKTADEIVEHILLHMFKFKQEKGSLLSNTLEKINSLSGKKIVAS
- the LOC100165777 gene encoding zinc finger CCCH domain-containing protein 10 isoform X3; amino-acid sequence: MKGKKEQESETTENVCRDFMRNVCNRGKSCKFFHPPVEEDKRKYVFCHDFQNGKCSRHDCRFIHCSREDEEYYNRTGRMAPEVLRTIEITGAPPSDDIPIYQPLDVPVRGPNGPFNSPQPAMPPNFGNELFRRRFDFDEEPDPKRRRYEFDNRMPLGRPFPNRDMDFSAPPGPVHQQPYWLLQDEVEMLRKRVAELKKRNEELQATNEFLLEQNAQLRINEQAPLRSTQQMVSAIRTVTTVPVSLAAVAAAGTPVSIATVSMAPIQIPPVVSGSGPPPLPQPTNSQPLVSYPIGRSTSAQHYIQPL
- the LOC100165777 gene encoding zinc finger CCCH domain-containing protein 10 isoform X4; translated protein: MKGKKEQESETTENVCRDFMRNVCNRGKSCKFFHPPVEEDKRKYVFCHDFQNGKCSRHDCRFIHCSREDEEYYNRTGRMAPEVLRTIEITDQPLDVPVRGPNGPFNSPQPAMPPNFGNELFRRRFDFDEEPDPKRRRYEFDNRMPLGRPFPNRDMDFSAPPGPVHQQPYWLLQDEVEMLRKRVAELKKRNEELQATNEFLLEQNAQLRINEQAPLRSTQQMVSAIRTVTTVPVSLAAVAAAGTPVSIATVSMAPIQIPPVVSGSGPPPLPQPTNSQPLVSYPIGRSTSAQHYIQPL
- the LOC100165777 gene encoding zinc finger CCCH domain-containing protein 10 isoform X2, whose protein sequence is MKGKKEQESETTENVCRDFMRNVCNRGKSCKFFHPPVEEDKRKYVFCHDFQNGKCSRHDCRFIHCSREDEEYYNRTGRMAPEVLRTIEITGAPPSDDIPICKDYLKGNCHRSQAHCKFRHVDQPLDVPVRGPNGPFNSPQPAMPPNFGNELFRRRFDFDEEPDPKRRRYEFDNRMPLGRPFPNRDMDFSAPPGPVHQQPYWLLQDEVEMLRKRVAELKKRNEELQATNEFLLEQNAQLRINEQAPLRSTQQMVSAIRTVTTVPVSLAAVAAAGTPVSIATVSMAPIQIPPVVSGSGPPPLPQPTNSQPLVSYPIGRSTSAQHYIQP
- the LOC100165777 gene encoding zinc finger CCCH domain-containing protein 10 isoform X1, producing MKGKKEQESETTENVCRDFMRNVCNRGKSCKFFHPPVEEDKRKYVFCHDFQNGKCSRHDCRFIHCSREDEEYYNRTGRMAPEVLRTIEITGAPPSDDIPICKDYLKGNCHRSQAHCKFRHVDQPLDVPVRGPNGPFNSPQPAMPPNFGNELFRRRFDFDEEPDPKRRRYEFDNRMPLGRPFPNRDMDFSAPPGPVHQQPYWLLQDEVEMLRKRVAELKKRNEELQATNEFLLEQNAQLRINEQAPLRSTQQMVSAIRTVTTVPVSLAAVAAAGTPVSIATVSMAPIQIPPVVSGSGPPPLPQPTNSQPLVSYPIGRSTSAQHYIQPL
- the LOC100165777 gene encoding zinc finger CCCH domain-containing protein 10 isoform X5, which translates into the protein MKGKKEQESETTENVCRDFMRNVCNRGKSCKFFHPPVEEDKRKYVFCHDFQNGKCSRHDCRFIHCSREDEEYYNRTGRMAPEVLRTIEITGAPPSDDIPICKDYLKGNCHRSQAHCKFRHVDQPLDVPVRGPNGPFNSPQPAMPPNFGNELFRRRFDFDEEPDPKRRRYEFDNRMPLGRPFPNRDMDFSAPPGPVHQQPYWLLQDEVEMLRKRVAELKKRNEELQATNEFLLEQNAQLRINEQAPLRSTQQMFMNSGNGNVANKNLTLTKQRMYNICFNNRM